The nucleotide sequence CGACGGCTCGGTGCAGGACGAGCTGGTCCTGCCCGCGGTCAGGGACGGCGGGGCGGTTGCCACGGTGCGCGGCTACCGCGGGAACGGCGAGCGCGGGCTGCGGTTCTTCCCCACGCTGGTGCGCAAGGTGGCCACCGACCGGGCGGCGCTCGACCGGCTCCGGCAGCAGGTGGAGGACGGCGCGGTGACGTTGCGCGTCGCGCGCACGTTCCCGGCCGAGCAGGCCGCCGAGGCGCACCGGGTCCTGGAGGCCGGCGGCGTGCGGGGGCGGCTGGTGCTCACCTTCTGAGGTCGCGCCGGGCGCCGCTCACCTGATTGGCTGCGCAGGTGGGCGCGGGCAGCGGAGCCCGGGCGATCGGGAGGTTGCAGATGGTGCACAGACTGGTGGTCAGCTACGGGACGCCCGAGGACCCTGCGGCGTTCGACTCCTACTACCGGGAGACCCACACCCCGCTGGCGCTGAAGCAGCCCGGGCTGGTGCGGCTCACCTTCGGGCACGGCAAGGCGATGGACCCGGCGCAGCCGGCGCCCTACCTCGTCGCCGAGCTGGACTTCGACTCCGAGGCGGCCATGGGGCAGGCGCTGGCCTCGCCCGAGGGCCGGGCCGCGGGCGCGGACCTGGCCAACTTCGCCACCGGCGGGGTCTCCTTCGTGCACTTCGAGGTCCATACGGCGAGCTGAGCCGGCCGGCCCGGACCGCCTCGTCCGAGTGTCCCGCGACAGCTCGTCCACAGCCGGCCGGTGGACCGGAACTGACGCGTCCGTCTAGCGTTCCGGCCCGTGCGCGTCCAGGTGAGCGTCGGGCAGCCCGGTGGTGGGCTGCTCGACGTCGCCGTCGACGTGGACGACGACCTGCCCGTCCGCCGGCTCGCCGCGGAGCTCGCCCGGGTCGCCGGCCGGCCGGCCGAGGGGCTGTGGCTCGCCGGAGAGCGGCTCGACGAGGACCGGCCGGTGGGGGAGAGCCCCCTGGTCGACGGCGCGGTCGTGCACCTCTCCGAGCCGGCCGCCGGCGCGGTGCCGGCCGGGCCGCCTGCCCGCGGCTGGCAGCTCCGGGTGATCGGCGGGCCCGGCAGCGGGCTGGTCACCCGCCTGCCGATGGGCGACCACGGGCTCGGCCGGAGCGGCGCGCTCGGGTGGGACCGGTCGATGTCGCGGCGGCACGCGCTGCTGCGGGTCGGCGCGGACGGGGCGACCCTGCGCGATCTCGGGTCGGCCAACGGCACGTTCGCCGACGGCGAGCCGGTGCCCGAGGACGAGGACGTGGCGGTCGCCCCCGGGCAGGTGATCCGGCTGGGCGACACCCAGCTGGCGATCGCACCCGCCGCCGTCGCCGACGCCGCGGTCGAGCCGGCCGGCCCCGGCACCCGGGCGTTCGTGCGGGCCCCGCGGCTGCTGCCCGCGCGGCGTGAGGTCCGCATCGAGCTGCCACGGGAACCGGCCACCCGGGAGCCCCGCCGGGTCCCCCTGGTGATGATCCTGGCGCCGCTGGTCGTCGGCGTCGTCCTGGCCGTGGTCCTGCGGTCGCCGCTGTACCTGGTGTTCGCCGTCGCCGGCCCGGTCATGATGCTCGGCAACGCCGTCGCCGACCGCCGGCAGTCCGCGCGCGAGGACCGCCGGGCCCGCGAGGAGCACGCACGGGAGCTCGCCCGCAGGCTGCAGCGGATCGACGCCGCGGTGGCCGAGGAGACCGTCCGCCGCCGGGCCGCCCACCCCGACCCGGCCGCGGCACTGCTCACCGCGCTGCTGCCCGGTCGCCGGCTGTGGGAGCGCCGCCGGACCGACCCCGACGCGCTGGACCTGCGGCTCGGCACCGCCGACCTGCCCGCCGAGGTGGTGGTCACCGGCCGCCCGGGGGCGGACGAGGCGTCGCCGCGGCGCGCCGTGCGGGCGGTGCCGGTGGTCGTGCCGCTCCGCGGGACCGGGGTCGTGGGGCTGGCCGGCCCGGCCGGGCCGCTGGCCGGTCTGCTGCGCTGGGTGGTGCTGCAGCTGGCGATCCACCACCCGCCGCGCGACCTCGGGCTCACCGTCCTCACGCCGCGGGCCCGGGCCGACTGGAACTGGGTGCGCTGGCTGCCCCACGTCCGGCCGGCCGACGGGGACGGCCCGGTGGCGTCGGTCGGCAACGACCCGGAGACCGTCACCGCCCGCGTCGCCGAGCTGACCGCCCTGGTGCGGGCCCGCCGGGCGGCCACCGCCACCGGTGGCCGGGTGCCGCCGGAGGCCTTCCCCGCGCACGTGCTGGTCGTGCACGGGTTCCGGCCGCTGCGGGCGACCCCGGGGCTGGCCCAGCTGCTGCAGGACGGGCCGGCGGTCGGCGTCTACGCGGTCTGCGCCGACGAGGAGGAGCGGTTCCTGCCCGAGACGGCGACGGCGACGGCGGTGTTCCACCCGGCGGAGGAGACGACGCTCGCCGTGCACCGCAGCGGCGCCGACCCGGTGGGGGCCGTGCTCGCCGAGCCGGTGGCGGCAGAGCTCGCGGAGGCCGCGGCCCGGGCGCTGGCTCCCCTGCGCGACGTCAGCCTGGAGGAGGACGAGGCGGTCCTGCCCGACAGCGTCCGGCTGCTCGACGTGCTGGGCCTCGAGCCCCCCACGGCCGATGGCGTCCGCGCGCGCTGGCAGCTGGAGGGGCGGACGACGCGGCTGGTCGCCGGCGCGGGGCTGCAGGGGCCGTTCGTGCTCGACCTGCGCACCGACGGCCCGCACGCCCTGATCGCCGGCACCACGGGCGCCGGCAAGTCGGAGCTCCTGCAGACGATGATCGCGTCGCTGGCCGTCGCCAACCGCCCCGACGCGCTGAACCTGGTGCTGGTCGACTACAAGGGCGGCAGCGCGTTCAAGGACTGCGTGGACCTGCCGCACACCGTCGGCATGGTGACCGACCTCGACGCGCACCTGGTGGAGCGCGCGCTCACCTCGCTCGCCGCCGAGCTCACCCACCGGGAGCACCGGCTGGCCGGGGCGGGGGTGAAGGACATCGACGACTACGTCGACCTGCAGGCGCGCGAGCCGGGCCGCCCGCCGCTGCCGCGGCTGCTGATCGTCATCGACGAGTTCGCCTCGCTGGCCCGGGAGCTGCCCGACTTCGTGACCGGCCTGGTCGGCATCGCGCAGCGCGGCCGGTCGCTGGGCATCCACCTGGTCCTGGCGACCCAGCGGCCCAGCGGCGTCGTGTCCCCGGAGATCCGGGCGAACACCAACCTGCGCATCTCGCTGCGGGTCACCGACGGGGCCGACAGCAGTGACGTGCTGGACTCACCGGACGCCGCGCGGATCCCGAAGTCGGCGCCCGGTCGCGGGTTCGCCCGGCTCGGGCACGGCGCCCTCGTGCCGTTCCAGGCCGGCCGGATCGGTGGCCGGCGCCCCGGCCAGGGCACGGGGGCAGCGGCACCGTTCGTCGTGCCGCTCGGCTGGCACCAGGTGGGGTACGCCGCGCCCCGGCGTCCGACGCCGGACGGGGTGCGATCCGACGTCGAGATCACCGACCTCTCGGTGCTGGTGGCGGCCGTGCGCGCTGCCGCGGTCGCCGAGCAGGTGCCGGCGCAGCGCAGCCCCTGGCTCCCGGCCCTGCCCGCGCGGGTGCTGGTCGTCGACCTGGACGTCCCTCCGCCGGCTGCCGCCGCGGTGCCCCGGCTGCCCTTCGGCCTGCAGGACCTCCCGGCGTCGCAGGAGCGCCGGGTGGCCGCCTTCGACCCGGCCGCGGACGGGCACCTGCTGGTGATCGGCTCGCCGAGGAGTGGGCGGTCGCAGCTGCTGCGCACCCTGGCCGGCGCCGTCGGCGCGCGCTGCTCGACCGGCGACGTCCACCTCTACGCCCTCGACTGCGGCAACGGCGCGCTGCTGCCGTTGGCCGACCTGCCGCACTGCGGGGCGGTGGTGACCCGCACCGAGACCGAGCGCGCCGCCCGGTTGCTCGACCGGCTCGCGCGGGAGCTGGAGCGCCGGCAGCAGATCCTCGCCGAGGGCGGCTTCGCCGACGTCGCCGAGCAGCGCCGCCGGGCACCGGCTGACGACCGGCTGCCGCACGTCCTGCTGCTGCTGGACCGGTGGGAGGGGTTCGCCCCGACCCTCGGCGAGGTGGACGGCGGTCGGCTCACCGACGTCCTCCTGGCGATCGTCCGCGAGGGCGCCTCGGCCGGGATGTCGCTGGTGATGACCGGTGACCGGTCCCTCGGCACGGCCCGGTTGGCCTCGCTCACCGACAACCGGCTGGTCATGCGGCTGGCCGACCGCGGCGACTACCCGCTCGTCGGCGTCCCGGGCAGGCAGGTGCCCGGCGCCATGCCACCGGGACGTGCGCTGACCGCCGACGGCGCGATCGAGACCCAGGTCGCGCTGCTGGCCGACGACGAGTCGGGGCAGGGGCAGGCGGCGGCGCTCGCCGAGATCGCGAAGGCCGCGCACGTGCGGGATGCGCTGCTGCCGCGGTCGGCACGGCCCTTCCGCGTCGACGCGCTGCCCGCACGGATCGGCTTCGATGCGGCGTGGCAGCTGCGGCCCCCGGACGCCGGCAGCGGATTCGCGCTGGTCGGGGTGGGCGGTGACGAGCTGACCGCGGTCGGCCCCGACCTGGCGGACGGCGCCCCGGCGTTCGTGGTGGCCGGACCATCCCGCTCGGGGAAGAGCACCGTGCTGGTGGGGATGGCGGAGTCGTTGCTGCGCCAGGGGGCCCGCGTCGTCGTCTGCACGCCGAAGGCGTCGCCGCTGCGGGCGCTGGCCGGGCGGCCGGGCGTGCTCGAGGTCGTCACCGATCCCGCCACCCCGGCGCAGCGATGGCGGGAGCTGCTCGCCACCGGGCCCGGCCGGCCGCTGGCCCTGCTGCTCGACGACGGCGACCTGCTGCGCGACTGCCCGGCGGCGGAGGTCTTCCGCGACGTCGTGAAGGGGTACGCCGGCCCGGGACGGGGCCTGGTGCTGGCCGGCACCGCCGACGGCATCTGCACCGGCCTGTCCGGCTGGCAGGTCGACGCGAGGAGGGCGCGACAGGGCGTGCTGCTCTCCCCGCAGAGCAGCACCGACGGCGACCTGATCGGGGTGCGGCTCCCGCGCGGCGCCGTCGGCGGGCCGGTGCAGCCGGGACGGGGGCTGCTGCACATCGGGAACGGGTCGCCGTGCACCGTCGCCGTCCCCCTCCCGCCGCCGGCCGGCGCGGCCCGGAGCTGAGCCGCCCGCCTGTGGACAACCGCCGATCGGGACGCCCCGGTGTCGTTAGCGTGTGCGGACCCTTCCCCTCCGACGCGGAGGTTCGCGTGAGCGACCTGTACATCGACGGCGCGATGCTGGCTCGCGTCCGGTCCGACCTCGGCACCATCGGCGATCTCCTGGCCGGCCCGGCGCGGGAGATGCGGGCCGTGACCGGCTCGGCCATGGGCGCCCCGGCGCTCGCCCGGCGGATGGACGAGTTCGGCGACGAGTGGTCCTACGGCATCGAGCGCCTCGGTGGCTTCGCGGCGGGCGCGGCGGACGCGCTGGCGCGGATCGACGAGGCGTTCCGCGCGGCCGACACCGCGCTCGGTGACGCGCTGCGCCGGGCCGGCGCGCGGTGAGCGGCGGCTTCCCGTCGCTGGGGTTCGACCCGGCTCCGGGTGACGTGGTGGTCGCCCGGCAGGTCGCCGGCGGGGTCACCCACGCCGCGCGGGCGCTCGAGGAGATCTCGGCCGTGCTCGCCGGCACCGCGGACGGGGAGTGGCGCGGGAACGCGGCGATCGCCTTCCGGACCCTGCTGGCCGAGGACTTCCGCCCGAAGGTCGTCACCGCGGCCCGGTCGTTCGACGAGGCGAGCCGCGCGCTGCACGACTGGCTGGACACGATGCAGGCCGGCCAGGCGCGGGCGAGGTCGCTGGAGACGCAGCACGCGGCGGCGGTCCGGCGGGCACAGGAGGCGCGGGCCGCCTGCGCGGCCGTCCCTGCGGCCGCGCCACCGTCCGGGGTGCCGCGTGCGCCGGAGGAGGCCGCGGTGGAGGACGAGCGCTCGCGGGCGCGGGCGGCGGCCGGGCGCGCGGCGGACTCCGCGGACGCCGAGGTCGACGGCATCGTGCAGGAGGCGCGGCGACTTCTCGCCGAGTACGAGGAGCTGGGCCGGCAGGCCGCCGGCCGGCTCCGGGGGGCCATGGACCTCGCGCCGGACCAGCCCGGCTTCTGGCAGGGCCTCGTCGTGTCGATCGGCGCCGTGCTGGAGGAGATCGGCAAGTTCGCCGACGGCTTCGACGAGCTCGTCGTGGCCCAGCTCGCCCGGTTCGCGCCGGTCCTCGACCACATCGGGGACGTCGCGTCGTTCCTCGGGACCGTCTGCGGCGTGGTGGCCTGGTTCCCCGGCTTCCAGTCGCTGGCCGTCGCGGCGGTCGCGCTGAACGGCGTCGCGCTCGTGATGCACTACGGGGCGGCCGTCGGTCAGACCGGCAGCTTCGCCGAGGCGCTGACCGACGAGACCGTGCTCATGGACGCGGCGGGTGTCGCGCTCGGTGCCGGGGCGCGGGCGGCGGGCGGGCGCCTCGTCGGCGCGGTCCGCTCCGGCAGCTCGGCGCGGCGGCCCCCGGGGGCAGCGCGCTGCGCACCGTGCCGCAGGTCTTCGGACGTCCCAAGGAGCTGCCCTTCAACTACTTCCAGCTCGCCCGCAGCGCCGGCTACCGGATGGGTGAGGGGGAGCTGCTCTGGCGGACCGCGACCTTCCACATCGGGGCCGGCAACGTCGCACACCTCGTCGTCAATGCGCCGGGCACCCGGTCGACCGCCACCCGCCTGTTCGACCCGCCGGGTCCGCGCCGGCCGAGCGGGGTCCGGTGAGCGCCCCACCTGCCGGGGTCGTGGACCTCTGCCTCCCGGCGGACTGGTGCGACCTGGTCCTCGGCGACGACGCCGGCGCCCGGGCGCGGTTCGCGGACCTGGCGCAGCAGGTCTGGCCCGGCGGTCCGGAGCACCTGCGGACCGCGGTGGCCGACGCGCTGGTCGCCTGGCGCGCGCGCCTGGTGGCCGCGGGGGCGGTCAGCCACGGGGTGGTCGGCGCGGTCGCCCCCGGCGGCGAGCCGGCGGTGTGGCACGTGATCAGCAGCGTCGTCGAGCTGCCGCGCTCGCCGGAGGTCGACCTCACGGCCGTCCTGGCCGAACTGCTGCCGGTGCGCATCCACGACGTGCTGCACGTGGAGCGCTTCGCGACCGACCTCGGGCTGGGCGTCGGCTTCGTGGCTGCGCCGGAGGCGCTGCCCCCACCGGGCCCGGGCCCGGCGGCCGGCGGCCGGACGGTCCGCACCGGCCTGGCCGGCGCGCTCGCCTGCGTGCCCGGCGCCGGACACGGCCTGCTGGTCACCGGCGCCTGTCTGGCCGCCGGTCAGGTGGCCGAGCTGGCCGCGCTGGTCGCCACGATCGCCGGTCGGTCGCGGTTGCGGCCGGCACCCACCCGTCAGGACGGAGGGCCACGATGACAGCTGCGCCGACGCCCCTGGGCCCCGCCGACCGGCCGTGGCGCACCAGGGCCGAACTGCTGGCGGCCCGCGCGCCGGCCGTGCCGCAGCTCGACAAGCAGTTGCTGGCCCCATGGCGCTATCTGGGGACGGTGGCGTTGGTCGCCGTCACCGTCGTCACCGGCATGTTCGCCGCGCTCGGCTTCGCCGAGGGGGAGCGGCTGAGCACCGCCCTCGCGGTGTTCTTCGCGGGCATCAGCGTGGCCGCGGCGGTCCCGTCGGTCCTGCTCGCAGCCCGCACCCGGGCGGTGCACGACCGGCTCCGGGACTGGGAAGAGGTCGAGCAGCGGTTCCGGGCGCTACCGCGGGCCCGATCGCGCCGGAGCACCGGACACCGTACGACGCCCGGGATGACGCCGACTTCGAGCTGGTGGCACGCGACGCACTGCTCGACGCCTACATCCATGCGCATGGCTCCCGCGGCATGCTCCGGCTCTGCTCGCTGCCCGGGGTCGTGTTCGGACCGGTGCTGATGGCGACGCCGCTCGGCATGCCGGAGTCCGCCGTGGGGTGGGGCGCGGTGATCGTCGGCGGCTACCTGTTCGTGGCCGGCGTGCTGGGCGTGGGGACCTACTTCCGGCGGGTGTTCCGAGGTGAACGGAGCTACCGCAGGCTCGAGCGTGAGATCTTCGAGCTCCGTCGGCAACGCTACGGCGAGTCGGAAGCCCTGGCTGTGGACCGCGCCCTGCTGTGGGGGCGTGCGCGCGAGGCGCTGACCGTCGGACTGGTGGCCGTGCCCGTGGCCGGCTGGCAGGTGGCCGCAGGGCGGGAGGGAGCGATTCCCGTGCTCGTCCTCGTCGTCGCGGTCATGGCGGCGATCGCGCTCGCACCACTGGTGCCCCGCCGCCGGAGGAACGCCGGTGCCCAGGAGCCGACCGGTACCTCGGCGCCCTGAGACCGGGCCGCAGGCCGACCCCGACGACGCCGGCCGACCCGACGACGACGGCCGCCTCGCATCAGGCGAGGCGGCCGCCGTCGTGCTGTGCCGGTGATCAGCGACCGAGTGCACCGGCCAGCTGGGTGTCGGCGTCCCGGAAGGTCGCGGCCGCCTGGTTGAGGTACTGCGCCATGCCGTCGAGCCCGGCGACCATGTTCCGCGCACCGGTGGTGAACTCGTCGTAGGACGCCTGGAAGGTGCGGCTGGAGCTGTCCGTGACGTAGCCCTCGGCGACGAGCTGGTCGACCAGGCCCTTGAGCTGGCCCAGCAGGCCGTCGATCTCGGCGCGCCCGTTGACGAGACGCCCGGCGGCGTCCTCCATCTGCTGGTAGGTGACGTTGACGTTGGCCATGGGGGGTCCAATCGGGAGGGCCCGGTCGCACGCGTCGCACCGGGGATGAGCGGGGTGTCGCGGGAACGAAACCACGCCGGCGGACACGCCGAGCCGGTTGTCCACAGGCCCTCCGGCCGCCTCCGTCGCGACATCCCAGCGGGGCCGGCGGCGGCTCACCCGGTCCCGCTCGGAGGTCGGCGTCGTGAGCGGCGCCCGGTTACGGCGCCCCGGCACCGGGCACCGGCTCCTCGACCACCCGACGGACGGAGCCTCCCGCATGACCTTCTCGATCGTGGCCCGCTGCCCGCACACCGGTGAGTTCGGCGTGGGCGCCCTGACCGCGCTCATGGGGGTGGGCAAGCTCGTCGGCCACGCGTCGCCGGGCGTGGGGGCGACCGCGTCGCAGGCCTCGATGAACCCCTACCTCGCCATCGACGGCCTCCGGCTCATGGCCGAGGGGCTGGAGGCGCCGGCCGCCTTGCAGGAGGTCCTCCGCCGCGACCCGGGCCGGGACGTGCGCCAGTGCGGCTTCGTCGACCGCAACGGCTGCACGGCCGCCTGGACCGGTGAACGCACCCTCGACTGGGCAGGGCACATCGAGGGCGACGGCGTGGTCGTCTCGGGCAATCGGCTGGTCGGCCGGCACACCGTGGAGGCGGCGCTCGACGCGTTCGTCGCCCATCGCGACCGGGAGCTCGCCGAACGGCTGGTGCTCGCCGTCGAGGCCGGTGAGTCGACCGGCGCGGACACCGAGGGCGCGCGGTCGGGGCACGTGCTGGTCCTCGGCACGGAGGCCTATCCGCTGTGGGACATCCGGGTGGACTCGGACAAGGACCCGGCGGCCCGGTTGTGCGAGCTCTTCGAGGAGTACCGCACCGACTTCCTGCCCGAGGTCCAGCG is from Blastococcus sp. HT6-4 and encodes:
- a CDS encoding EthD family reductase; translation: MVHRLVVSYGTPEDPAAFDSYYRETHTPLALKQPGLVRLTFGHGKAMDPAQPAPYLVAELDFDSEAAMGQALASPEGRAAGADLANFATGGVSFVHFEVHTAS
- a CDS encoding FtsK/SpoIIIE domain-containing protein; this translates as MRVQVSVGQPGGGLLDVAVDVDDDLPVRRLAAELARVAGRPAEGLWLAGERLDEDRPVGESPLVDGAVVHLSEPAAGAVPAGPPARGWQLRVIGGPGSGLVTRLPMGDHGLGRSGALGWDRSMSRRHALLRVGADGATLRDLGSANGTFADGEPVPEDEDVAVAPGQVIRLGDTQLAIAPAAVADAAVEPAGPGTRAFVRAPRLLPARREVRIELPREPATREPRRVPLVMILAPLVVGVVLAVVLRSPLYLVFAVAGPVMMLGNAVADRRQSAREDRRAREEHARELARRLQRIDAAVAEETVRRRAAHPDPAAALLTALLPGRRLWERRRTDPDALDLRLGTADLPAEVVVTGRPGADEASPRRAVRAVPVVVPLRGTGVVGLAGPAGPLAGLLRWVVLQLAIHHPPRDLGLTVLTPRARADWNWVRWLPHVRPADGDGPVASVGNDPETVTARVAELTALVRARRAATATGGRVPPEAFPAHVLVVHGFRPLRATPGLAQLLQDGPAVGVYAVCADEEERFLPETATATAVFHPAEETTLAVHRSGADPVGAVLAEPVAAELAEAAARALAPLRDVSLEEDEAVLPDSVRLLDVLGLEPPTADGVRARWQLEGRTTRLVAGAGLQGPFVLDLRTDGPHALIAGTTGAGKSELLQTMIASLAVANRPDALNLVLVDYKGGSAFKDCVDLPHTVGMVTDLDAHLVERALTSLAAELTHREHRLAGAGVKDIDDYVDLQAREPGRPPLPRLLIVIDEFASLARELPDFVTGLVGIAQRGRSLGIHLVLATQRPSGVVSPEIRANTNLRISLRVTDGADSSDVLDSPDAARIPKSAPGRGFARLGHGALVPFQAGRIGGRRPGQGTGAAAPFVVPLGWHQVGYAAPRRPTPDGVRSDVEITDLSVLVAAVRAAAVAEQVPAQRSPWLPALPARVLVVDLDVPPPAAAAVPRLPFGLQDLPASQERRVAAFDPAADGHLLVIGSPRSGRSQLLRTLAGAVGARCSTGDVHLYALDCGNGALLPLADLPHCGAVVTRTETERAARLLDRLARELERRQQILAEGGFADVAEQRRRAPADDRLPHVLLLLDRWEGFAPTLGEVDGGRLTDVLLAIVREGASAGMSLVMTGDRSLGTARLASLTDNRLVMRLADRGDYPLVGVPGRQVPGAMPPGRALTADGAIETQVALLADDESGQGQAAALAEIAKAAHVRDALLPRSARPFRVDALPARIGFDAAWQLRPPDAGSGFALVGVGGDELTAVGPDLADGAPAFVVAGPSRSGKSTVLVGMAESLLRQGARVVVCTPKASPLRALAGRPGVLEVVTDPATPAQRWRELLATGPGRPLALLLDDGDLLRDCPAAEVFRDVVKGYAGPGRGLVLAGTADGICTGLSGWQVDARRARQGVLLSPQSSTDGDLIGVRLPRGAVGGPVQPGRGLLHIGNGSPCTVAVPLPPPAGAARS
- a CDS encoding WXG100 family type VII secretion target; translation: MANVNVTYQQMEDAAGRLVNGRAEIDGLLGQLKGLVDQLVAEGYVTDSSSRTFQASYDEFTTGARNMVAGLDGMAQYLNQAAATFRDADTQLAGALGR
- a CDS encoding DUF1028 domain-containing protein, whose product is MTFSIVARCPHTGEFGVGALTALMGVGKLVGHASPGVGATASQASMNPYLAIDGLRLMAEGLEAPAALQEVLRRDPGRDVRQCGFVDRNGCTAAWTGERTLDWAGHIEGDGVVVSGNRLVGRHTVEAALDAFVAHRDRELAERLVLAVEAGESTGADTEGARSGHVLVLGTEAYPLWDIRVDSDKDPAARLCELFEEYRTDFLPEVQRLPTRRDPVGAATRELLGE